Proteins found in one Drosophila busckii strain San Diego stock center, stock number 13000-0081.31 chromosome 2R, ASM1175060v1, whole genome shotgun sequence genomic segment:
- the LOC108597215 gene encoding probable 3-hydroxyisobutyrate dehydrogenase, mitochondrial: MSLRIVSQSVLNACNQTLVRGMSTQGGSKNIGFVGLGNMGGHMATNLMKAGHKLHVFDISKPACDNMAAKGAKVYSKTAELAKNSDFVITMLPNNDIVNASYEEMTADGVNKNTMFIDSSTIDPVLVKSLQERISAKGARFIDAPVSGGVPGAEQATLTFMVGGTEAEYNAVKGVLECMGKRITHCGNYGMGQAAKLANNMMLAISMIGVSEAMNLAMRLGLDPKIFAEIINSSTGRCWASEIYNPVPGVCPTAPANNAYKGGFSTDLITKDLGLASGVATSSNTPIPMGALAHQIYRTLKSKGLGNKDFSVVYDFMKNEN; the protein is encoded by the coding sequence atgTCGCTGCGTATTGTGTCCCAATCCGTGTTGAATGCCTGCAACCAAACATTGGTGCGTGGCATGTCCACTCAGGGCGGCTCCAAGAACATTGGCTTCGTCGGTCTGGGCAACATGGGCGGCCACATGGCCACCAATCTGATGAAGGCAGGACACAAGCTGCATGTCTTCGATATCTCGAAGCCTGCCTGCGACAATATGGCGGCCAAGGGTGCTAAGGTGTACTCCAAGACCGCTGAGCTGGCCAAGAACTCGGACTTTGTCATCACCATGCTGCCCAACAATGACATTGTCAATGCCTCGTACGAGGAGATGACCGCTGATGGCGTCAACAAGAACACCATGTTCATTGACTCCTCCACCATTGATCCCGTGCTGGTCAAGTCGCTGCAGGAGCGCATTAGCGCCAAGGGTGCTCGCTTCATTGATGCTCCTGTCTCTGGCGGCGTTCCCGGCGCCGAGCAGGCTACTCTGACCTTCATGGTGGGTGGCACAGAGGCGGAATACAATGCAGTGAAGGGGGTGCTCGAGTGCATGGGAAAACGCATCACTCACTGCGGCAACTATGGCATGGGACAGGCTGCAAAGTTGGCCAACAACATGATGCTGGCCATCTCAATGATTGGCGTGTCCGAGGCCATGAATCTGGCCATGCGTCTGGGTCTCGATCCCAAGATTTTTGCCGAGATTATCAACTCATCGACGGGTCGCTGCTGGGCTTCCGAGATCTACAATCCCGTTCCCGGCGTTTGCCCCACTGCTCCAGCTAACAACGCCTACAAGGGTGGCTTCTCCACAGATCTGATTACCAAGGATTTGGGCCTGGCTTCGGGAGTGGCTACCTCCTCGAATACCCCGATTCCCATGGGTGCTCTGGCGCATCAGATCTATCGCACACTCAAGTCCAAAGGCCTGGGCAACAAGGATTTCTCCGTGGTCTACGACTTCATGAAGAACGAGAACTAA